A single region of the Vicia villosa cultivar HV-30 ecotype Madison, WI linkage group LG4, Vvil1.0, whole genome shotgun sequence genome encodes:
- the LOC131596408 gene encoding uncharacterized protein LOC131596408 yields MKTLSGRCESSKAISLSKATKILSKFVSADNGASQVISAYLHRASDAFDELNQIHRELKPSQSHRKKSRSQSHTTYDSSERVGEVSVTIVDVKSEIGTKREEVGGENENVDEKLIGNDVKLGRETNGSVVGGSEKLSKKDKQKKNEFGDNEGEGKLPEKEQNRGDEGMVEGKKEIETKISNNGKVAAREKNEIELSQDGEGGTEGKKQKKEKTKKKKEKSLEDENAEEQKQQKDIEKKMSDIVKVENGELVVPQDIEIRSKKRYEGGNENTVLAGEIKTEQRKKKRKNEDAEDRSEEKSKKKMKRKHEDQA; encoded by the coding sequence atgaagactcTTTCGGGACGATGTGAATCGTCCAAAGCGATATCACTTTCCAAAGCTACCAAAATTCTCTCCAAATTTGTCTCTGCTGACAATGGTGCTTCGCAAGTCATCAGTGCCTATCTGCATCGTGCATCGGATGCTTTCGATGAGCTCAACCAGATTCATAGGGAGCTTAAACCCTCGCAGTCTCATAGGAAGAAAAGCCGCAGCCAAAGCCACACAACATATGATAGTAGTGAGAGAGTAGGTGAAGTTTCTGTTACGATTGTTGATGTGAAATCTGAAATCGGGACTAAGAGGGAAGAGGTTGGTGGTGAGAATGAGAATGTTGATGAAAAGTTGATTGGGAATGATGTTAAATTGGGTCGAGAAACGAATGGTTCTGTTGTGGGTGGAAGTGAGAAGCTTAGTAAGAAAGATAAACAGAAGAAGAATGAATTTGGTGATAACGAAGGTGAGGGAAAGCTACCGGAAAAGGAGCAAAATCGGGGAGATGAAGGAATGGTGGAGGGAAAGAAAGAGATAGAAACAAAGATAAGTAACAATGGAAAAGTAGCTGCTAgggaaaaaaatgaaattgaattaAGTCAGGACGGTGAAGGAGGAACAGAGGGGAAGAAGCAAAAAAAagagaagacgaagaagaagaaggagaagagtcTAGAAGATGAGAATGCAGAGGAACAAAAACAACAGAAAGATATAGAGAAAAAGATGAGCGACATTGTGAAGGTTGAAAATGGAGAGCTGGTTGTTCCTCAGGATATAGAAATTAGGTCCAAAAAGAGATATGAAGGAGGGAATGAGAATACAGTACTTGCTGGAGAGATAAAGACGGagcaaaggaagaagaagaggaagaatgaAGATGCAGAAGATAGATCTGAGGAAAAGTctaagaagaaaatgaaaaggaaacatGAGGATCAAGCATAA